In Armatimonadia bacterium, the following proteins share a genomic window:
- a CDS encoding DUF5906 domain-containing protein, which produces MPLYFGADGSNMGSVVALPVTSFAQFVKEQLGHPAMLNVTREEFHAMPKDRRNATKRVPFFVPATFTSSPSRRAHELAGPCNLIALDIDDENVAMAKVYARTPQALHEALDPFAFAAYLTASSTLEAPRMRIVVRAEGIAPASYPEAVRSVAKILGLPKITQESLVAVQPMYLPTLFAGEDLLGVHPLLTARPEGEAFEVKHIKDADVALASRTPLNPEEATADDLEFLAAPVDEVTLADMESAVASLDPDMPYMEWLEVAASLRHQFPKDPEAAYAVFDSWSAKGSKYAGAEDTKAKWSSLRQTPRGRKPVTARTLLFRAAAAGWVGAGKISVKMHKALTAWLDTPGLTPQQLMVEAPRRIAAAPMLSQLERADLLSILHQKLKEAGLKISSNDLRKEMHRIAKLAFAPAETVKSAPESQLPGWAKGCCYVAGQDVFFFRQGDRRYAPDVLNNMYNVYLMPQGGNDSGKPSIYAKDYLLNVVRIPRVDQFSYDPANAGLTFITDPVTNTRFVNTYRPTYPEPDEKGAAELGALVEAHVRNLFDQYAEMLLSYLCFIVQNPGRKIRWSPLLQGAPGCGKTLIAMLLKAVLGPTNVRLTDADQLFRNYNGWAEGAQVVAFEEVRVVGHNRHQVMNRLKPVITNDEVTIEEKYIKASQAPNITNYILLTNYQDALALTPDDRRYFVLFARYQTEEQVAEMGKGYFRKLFGAIDHSAPQLRHWMLSRPICDEFDPDAHAPRTIHRNEMVGAASSPIAVAIREALDDSTNPLITDEAVSLKALTDWLSAKGVREGSGQSITSVLREFGFRSAMRSRLPDGRHSFWVKRGSEADTNVSAAVSRMVANEVGDEGGIL; this is translated from the coding sequence ATGCCCCTCTACTTCGGAGCCGATGGCTCCAACATGGGCAGCGTCGTCGCGCTGCCCGTCACCTCCTTCGCTCAATTCGTCAAAGAGCAACTCGGCCACCCGGCCATGCTCAATGTCACCCGTGAGGAGTTTCATGCGATGCCCAAGGACAGACGCAACGCCACCAAGCGCGTGCCGTTCTTCGTCCCCGCGACGTTCACCTCCTCGCCGTCACGCCGTGCCCACGAGTTAGCCGGCCCGTGCAACTTGATCGCCCTCGACATCGACGACGAGAACGTCGCGATGGCCAAGGTCTACGCCCGCACGCCGCAGGCTCTCCACGAAGCCCTCGACCCCTTCGCCTTCGCGGCCTACCTGACAGCCTCTTCCACCTTGGAAGCCCCCCGGATGCGCATTGTGGTGCGTGCCGAGGGCATCGCCCCTGCTTCCTATCCCGAGGCCGTCCGCTCGGTGGCGAAGATCCTGGGCCTGCCCAAGATCACGCAGGAGAGCCTTGTCGCCGTCCAGCCGATGTACCTGCCGACGCTGTTCGCCGGGGAGGATCTCCTCGGGGTGCATCCCCTGCTCACCGCCCGACCGGAGGGCGAGGCGTTCGAGGTCAAGCATATCAAGGACGCCGACGTGGCCCTTGCCTCCCGCACCCCGCTCAACCCCGAGGAGGCCACGGCGGACGATCTGGAGTTTCTCGCCGCGCCGGTTGACGAGGTGACCCTCGCGGATATGGAGAGCGCCGTCGCCTCCCTCGATCCCGACATGCCCTACATGGAGTGGCTGGAGGTCGCGGCCTCGCTGCGCCACCAGTTCCCCAAAGACCCCGAGGCCGCCTACGCGGTCTTCGATTCCTGGAGCGCCAAAGGCAGCAAGTACGCCGGAGCAGAGGACACCAAGGCCAAGTGGTCCTCGCTGCGACAGACGCCCCGAGGCCGCAAGCCGGTCACCGCCCGCACTCTCCTCTTCCGTGCCGCCGCTGCTGGCTGGGTCGGAGCGGGGAAGATCTCGGTCAAGATGCACAAGGCCCTCACGGCATGGTTGGACACGCCGGGACTCACGCCTCAGCAGCTCATGGTCGAGGCCCCCCGCCGCATCGCCGCCGCGCCGATGCTCTCTCAGCTCGAACGCGCTGATCTGCTCTCCATCCTACACCAGAAGCTCAAGGAGGCGGGGCTCAAGATCTCCTCCAACGACCTGCGCAAGGAGATGCACCGCATCGCCAAGCTGGCCTTCGCGCCGGCCGAGACGGTCAAGTCCGCCCCCGAGAGCCAACTGCCCGGCTGGGCGAAAGGATGCTGCTACGTCGCCGGGCAGGACGTGTTCTTTTTCCGCCAAGGGGATCGCCGCTACGCCCCCGACGTGCTGAACAACATGTACAACGTCTACCTCATGCCCCAAGGCGGCAACGACTCCGGCAAGCCCTCGATCTACGCCAAGGACTACCTCTTGAACGTTGTGCGCATCCCCAGGGTTGACCAGTTCTCCTACGACCCGGCGAACGCGGGCCTCACCTTCATCACCGACCCGGTGACGAACACCCGGTTCGTGAACACCTATCGCCCCACCTACCCCGAGCCCGATGAAAAGGGTGCGGCGGAGCTGGGCGCACTGGTGGAGGCCCACGTCCGCAATCTCTTCGACCAGTACGCCGAGATGCTTCTGAGCTACCTCTGCTTCATCGTGCAGAATCCGGGGCGCAAGATCCGCTGGTCCCCGCTGCTCCAAGGCGCCCCGGGCTGCGGCAAGACTCTCATCGCCATGCTGCTCAAGGCCGTGCTCGGGCCGACCAACGTGAGACTGACCGACGCCGACCAACTCTTCCGCAACTACAACGGCTGGGCCGAGGGTGCGCAGGTCGTGGCTTTCGAGGAGGTGCGCGTGGTCGGGCACAACCGCCATCAGGTCATGAACAGGTTGAAGCCGGTCATCACCAACGACGAGGTGACAATCGAGGAGAAGTACATCAAAGCGTCGCAGGCCCCCAACATCACCAACTACATCCTCCTCACCAACTACCAGGACGCCCTCGCCCTCACCCCCGACGACAGGCGCTACTTCGTCCTCTTCGCCCGCTACCAGACCGAGGAGCAGGTTGCCGAGATGGGGAAGGGCTACTTCAGGAAGCTCTTCGGGGCCATCGACCACAGCGCCCCGCAACTGCGTCACTGGATGCTCTCCCGGCCCATCTGCGACGAGTTCGATCCTGACGCCCACGCTCCCCGCACGATCCACCGCAACGAGATGGTCGGAGCCGCCTCCAGCCCCATTGCTGTCGCGATCCGCGAAGCCCTCGACGACTCGACCAACCCGCTCATCACCGACGAGGCCGTCAGCCTGAAAGCACTGACAGACTGGCTCTCGGCCAAGGGCGTCCGCGAGGGTAGTGGCCAGTCCATCACAAGCGTCCTGCGCGAGTTCGGCTTCCGCTCCGCCATGCGCTCCCGGCTCCCCGACGGCCGGCACAGCTTCTGGGTCAAGCGTGGGTCCGAGGCGGATACGAACGTGTCTGCTGCGGTGTCACGCATGGTCGCCAACGAAGTCGGAGATGAAGGGGGGATTTTGTGA
- a CDS encoding DNA cytosine methyltransferase: MKPLRILVACECSGAVRRAFRALGHRAWSCDLLPSEDDSTYHFCGDVRNWITPTWLEEWDAVIAFPPCTDLCVSGARHFAAKRADGRQQAAINFFTMFTRLSCPWAIENPVGIMSTHYRKPDQIIQPWQFGHGETKATCLWLNGLPKLVPTNVVGGREARIHRMAPSPTRAADRSRTYPGIAAAMADQWSRALSESIL; the protein is encoded by the coding sequence GTGAAGCCCCTGCGAATCTTAGTTGCTTGCGAGTGCTCCGGTGCCGTGCGCCGGGCCTTCCGGGCACTGGGCCACCGCGCATGGAGCTGTGATCTGCTCCCGTCGGAAGACGACTCGACGTACCACTTCTGCGGAGACGTTCGCAATTGGATTACCCCGACTTGGCTCGAAGAGTGGGACGCGGTGATCGCCTTCCCGCCCTGTACCGACTTGTGTGTGTCCGGGGCTCGCCACTTCGCTGCGAAGCGGGCCGACGGTCGGCAGCAAGCCGCCATCAACTTCTTCACGATGTTCACCCGGCTCTCTTGCCCGTGGGCCATCGAGAACCCTGTGGGCATCATGTCCACCCACTACCGCAAACCCGACCAGATCATCCAGCCGTGGCAGTTCGGCCACGGGGAGACGAAGGCGACCTGCCTCTGGCTCAACGGTCTGCCCAAGCTGGTTCCGACCAACGTGGTCGGGGGTCGCGAGGCGCGTATCCACAGAATGGCCCCGAGCCCAACCCGTGCGGCGGATCGCTCCCGCACCTATCCCGGCATCGCTGCTGCAATGGCCGATCAGTGGTCCCGTGCGCTCTCGGAGAGCATCCTCTAG
- a CDS encoding helix-turn-helix domain-containing protein, giving the protein MTPTDDDLTRRRRCGQHCSPVQEREIAHYLRQGATNSEAAEYFQRCRRTIARIRARYLSTPITTNQDNDIL; this is encoded by the coding sequence ATGACACCGACAGACGATGACCTGACCCGCCGACGCCGCTGCGGCCAACACTGCTCTCCCGTCCAGGAGCGGGAGATCGCGCACTACCTCCGTCAGGGCGCGACCAACTCCGAGGCCGCTGAATACTTCCAGCGCTGCCGTCGCACCATCGCCCGCATCCGGGCACGTTACCTCTCCACCCCCATCACCACCAACCAAGACAACGACATCCTATGA
- a CDS encoding DUF2800 domain-containing protein produces the protein MKISLQPSAAHRWLNCTASPRFLAEHEAELPKRDTEYSTEGTLAHDVAEKMLLGQPWSCDPVMVEHVTGYVERVKANLATAREGATLHVETKVPLFYMADRNGRIDTTVMDKVDICLIVRDLKYGEGVMVEAENNEQQAIYAESFIRDQWPDMPADGLVRIVIDQPRARDGVTIKDWVLTRSELGLFCSRIGAVARKIIADEDTQFAPGSACRFCEAKGICPARGNQALAVLPEETTMQLGGLPPPEGLTEDQMRRIVEAKGQLVDWLDSVEAHVFARLTEGKEFPGFKLVEGRSNRQWADEAEAAKKLRRFIAKEALWSAPKFLTPAQAEKALKKPLRPVTPRLEKALVRLIVKPEGKPVLAPESDPRPAICQNPLEGLVDESLL, from the coding sequence ATGAAAATCTCCCTCCAACCGTCAGCGGCGCACCGCTGGCTCAACTGCACCGCCTCGCCACGTTTCCTCGCGGAGCACGAGGCGGAGTTGCCCAAGCGTGATACCGAGTACTCTACCGAGGGCACCCTCGCTCACGATGTCGCGGAGAAGATGCTGCTCGGTCAGCCGTGGTCCTGCGACCCGGTCATGGTCGAGCACGTCACCGGATACGTCGAGCGGGTGAAGGCGAACCTCGCCACCGCCCGTGAGGGTGCCACGCTGCACGTCGAGACCAAGGTGCCGCTGTTCTACATGGCCGACCGCAATGGGCGTATCGACACCACGGTCATGGACAAGGTGGACATCTGCCTCATCGTCCGCGACCTCAAATATGGCGAGGGCGTCATGGTCGAGGCTGAGAACAACGAGCAGCAGGCCATCTACGCGGAGTCCTTCATCCGTGACCAGTGGCCCGACATGCCGGCCGACGGGCTCGTCCGCATCGTCATCGACCAGCCCCGTGCTCGTGACGGAGTCACGATCAAGGACTGGGTGCTGACCCGGTCGGAGCTGGGTCTCTTCTGCTCCCGCATCGGCGCTGTGGCCCGCAAGATCATCGCCGACGAGGACACGCAGTTCGCCCCCGGCTCAGCGTGCCGCTTCTGCGAGGCCAAGGGCATCTGCCCCGCCCGTGGCAACCAAGCCCTCGCCGTGCTCCCCGAGGAGACGACGATGCAGCTCGGCGGCCTCCCGCCCCCCGAGGGGCTCACGGAGGATCAGATGCGCCGCATCGTCGAAGCCAAGGGCCAGTTGGTTGACTGGCTCGACTCCGTCGAGGCCCACGTCTTCGCCCGCCTGACCGAGGGCAAGGAGTTCCCCGGCTTCAAGCTGGTGGAAGGTCGCTCCAACCGCCAGTGGGCTGACGAAGCCGAGGCGGCGAAGAAGCTGCGCCGCTTCATCGCCAAAGAGGCGCTCTGGTCCGCACCGAAGTTCCTCACCCCCGCCCAAGCAGAGAAGGCCCTCAAGAAGCCGCTCAGGCCCGTCACTCCCCGACTGGAGAAGGCCCTTGTCCGTCTCATCGTCAAACCTGAGGGCAAGCCCGTGCTGGCCCCCGAGTCC